One part of the Mariniblastus fucicola genome encodes these proteins:
- a CDS encoding OmpP1/FadL family transporter, protein MYRRFSSRQSIHVLAVLLIGAVVTSDSSTAFADGFIRDSMGARTAGRGGANLGYADNGAMLLDNPAAMINMDSMRMTDFGIDLLLTDLSWSDPDNPRTGAEDNPIPTGQFSYAMKTANPNVAVGIGLFSQAGFGAEYTLEGRAPFSGPQHYKSFGAMARFLPAISVRMTDRLSVGANLGVAINHMELEGPYTLQGPNAFAGTPTKFDLQATGAGLSWASGLQYRLSNRTTIGVNYQDQVKMTLDGNTVVEIPGLGQSRFDTKLDVKWPRSLGVGLKHQLRSDLDFGLDVVWFNWSDAFQSFDNHLSNPDNPVYAAVVGDQLQENLPLNWRDTVSVRTGLQKHLCGGKTLRVGYTYHRNPIPDGTLSPFVQTNLEHAFALGYGWKALGHELDFAYQFSFSDPQQTGTSDYLGGDFDNATAKVQAHWLSLSAIRRF, encoded by the coding sequence ATGTACCGCCGATTCAGTTCTCGCCAATCAATTCACGTCCTTGCTGTCTTGTTGATCGGAGCCGTTGTCACTTCCGACAGTTCAACCGCGTTCGCAGACGGTTTCATTCGCGATTCGATGGGAGCCCGAACTGCTGGCCGCGGAGGTGCGAACCTCGGCTATGCTGACAATGGCGCGATGTTGCTGGACAACCCGGCGGCGATGATCAACATGGATTCCATGAGGATGACGGACTTTGGAATCGACCTTCTGTTGACGGATCTTTCGTGGTCGGATCCTGACAATCCACGAACAGGCGCCGAAGACAATCCCATCCCGACGGGGCAGTTTTCTTACGCGATGAAAACGGCCAATCCAAATGTTGCCGTCGGGATCGGACTGTTCTCCCAGGCAGGATTTGGTGCTGAGTACACACTTGAAGGGCGTGCTCCGTTTTCGGGCCCGCAACACTACAAGTCGTTTGGAGCAATGGCTCGCTTTCTCCCGGCCATCTCAGTGCGAATGACGGACCGACTTTCAGTCGGGGCTAACTTGGGCGTCGCCATAAATCACATGGAACTTGAAGGCCCGTACACACTCCAAGGGCCCAACGCCTTTGCTGGCACACCGACAAAGTTCGATCTTCAGGCGACGGGTGCAGGTCTGAGTTGGGCCAGCGGACTGCAGTACCGTTTGTCGAATCGGACCACGATCGGCGTCAACTATCAGGACCAGGTGAAGATGACGCTTGATGGAAATACGGTCGTCGAGATTCCCGGCTTGGGACAATCACGCTTTGACACAAAGCTGGATGTGAAGTGGCCTCGATCACTTGGCGTTGGCTTGAAACACCAGTTGCGTTCAGATCTGGATTTTGGATTGGACGTAGTCTGGTTCAATTGGTCCGACGCGTTTCAGTCCTTCGACAATCACCTTTCGAACCCGGACAATCCGGTCTATGCCGCAGTCGTTGGCGATCAACTTCAGGAAAATTTGCCGCTGAATTGGCGCGATACAGTTTCGGTCAGAACGGGCCTTCAAAAGCATCTCTGCGGCGGCAAGACCCTTCGTGTCGGCTATACGTATCATCGAAATCCAATTCCAGACGGTACGCTTAGCCCGTTTGTTCAAACCAATTTGGAGCACGCGTTTGCGTTGGGCTATGGCTGGAAAGCTCTGGGCCACGAATTGGATTTTGCGTATCAGTTTTCGTTTAGCGATCCGCAACAAACCGGAACCAGCGACTACCTCGGAGGCGACTTCGACAACGCGACTGCAAAAGTTCAGGCTCACTGGCTGTCGCTGAGTGCCATTCGGCGATTCTAA
- a CDS encoding tetratricopeptide repeat protein — translation MLSHNFKYASLLACLILFVFSTVVGAQEVGDRVCVTANFPTKIKEKKVGEVFEGSIHTIIATSGSKWCALEGVNGWLPLEYVMNLGDAEDYYSERIKGNEKDYAAYAHRGMIHRENEKLQEALRDINNSLRINNENAASWSNRGVVNNELGNRQQAVNDIAVAIRLNKNSARAYYNLGNVLYAAGAHDEAIKNYDKAIELRPAEAWFYINRASAKHDAGYTDDARKDYAKSIEINKRISDSHIGMSNIYLSENDLDKALESAERAVDIQPKNAVSLNHRGWVLYKLGKVEEAMFDLNRAINYAPRLQLAYNNRAVCNVALGKLDEAIEDYDRCIELSGGEGTPTTLSNRAVAFEAKMEYKKAMADFEKALELGDSVPEVLNGLAWFLAVCPEEDFRDGKKAVEYAKKAVGISGDKDWNFIDTLAAALAENGDFEAAVESQKKAVELAPEDEKSGYQARLELYQSKKPYRSNVGKSAE, via the coding sequence ATGCTTTCTCATAACTTCAAATACGCCAGTCTGCTGGCTTGCCTGATCCTTTTTGTCTTCAGCACCGTCGTAGGTGCTCAGGAAGTCGGCGACCGCGTCTGCGTGACCGCCAATTTCCCCACCAAGATCAAAGAAAAGAAAGTTGGCGAAGTTTTCGAAGGCAGTATCCACACGATTATCGCCACCAGCGGTAGCAAGTGGTGTGCACTTGAGGGCGTCAACGGTTGGTTGCCGCTGGAGTACGTCATGAACCTGGGCGATGCGGAAGATTACTATTCCGAACGCATCAAAGGCAACGAGAAAGATTACGCTGCTTACGCTCACCGCGGGATGATCCATCGCGAGAATGAAAAGCTTCAGGAAGCACTGCGAGACATCAACAATTCGCTGCGAATCAATAACGAGAACGCAGCAAGCTGGTCGAATCGCGGAGTGGTCAACAATGAGTTGGGCAATCGCCAGCAAGCGGTTAACGACATCGCTGTCGCGATACGTTTGAACAAAAATTCTGCTCGGGCTTACTACAACCTCGGCAACGTGCTCTATGCCGCTGGTGCTCATGACGAAGCCATCAAAAACTATGACAAAGCCATTGAACTTCGTCCGGCAGAAGCCTGGTTTTACATTAACCGGGCCAGCGCGAAACACGATGCTGGCTACACCGACGATGCTCGAAAAGACTACGCAAAATCGATCGAGATCAACAAGCGTATTTCAGACAGCCATATCGGGATGAGCAACATTTACCTTTCGGAAAACGACTTGGACAAGGCGCTCGAATCTGCAGAACGTGCTGTCGATATTCAGCCAAAAAATGCTGTATCGCTCAATCACCGTGGTTGGGTTTTGTACAAGCTGGGCAAAGTCGAAGAGGCGATGTTCGATCTCAACCGTGCGATCAATTACGCGCCGCGTTTGCAGTTGGCGTACAACAATCGAGCTGTCTGCAATGTTGCGTTGGGCAAACTTGATGAAGCGATTGAAGATTACGATCGGTGCATTGAGCTTTCTGGCGGCGAAGGCACGCCAACGACTCTGAGCAACCGTGCGGTCGCGTTTGAGGCGAAGATGGAATACAAGAAAGCGATGGCGGACTTTGAGAAGGCCCTCGAACTGGGCGACTCGGTTCCGGAAGTGCTCAACGGTTTGGCGTGGTTCCTCGCAGTATGCCCGGAAGAAGACTTCCGCGATGGCAAGAAAGCGGTCGAGTACGCGAAGAAGGCTGTCGGAATCAGCGGAGATAAAGATTGGAACTTCATCGATACGTTGGCTGCAGCGTTGGCCGAAAATGGAGATTTCGAAGCTGCAGTTGAGAGTCAGAAAAAGGCCGTAGAGTTGGCTCCGGAAGATGAAAAGTCTGGCTATCAGGCGCGACTCGAGCTTTATCAATCCAAGAAGCCTTATCGCAGCAACGTTGGTAAGAGCGCCGAGTGA
- the rplI gene encoding 50S ribosomal protein L9: MPSTKMKKQKRNRPAGAPRVKKSNTSGVELLLIQSIDHLGKQGDVVTVKRGYANNYLLPQGLATVASDHHKRMVDKHRAKLQEIEQARLKDLRDLAKHVAKQSVTIEANANEEGHLYGSVGAPEIVDSLKQNDVLLTTDQIRLEGVLKELGLYTVKVHLHQEIEAELKVWVVPTVEDEK, translated from the coding sequence ATGCCCAGCACGAAAATGAAAAAGCAGAAGCGGAATCGTCCAGCAGGCGCTCCGCGTGTGAAAAAGTCAAACACTTCCGGCGTTGAGCTTCTGTTGATCCAGTCGATCGATCATCTCGGAAAACAGGGCGATGTCGTGACCGTCAAGCGTGGTTATGCCAACAACTACTTGTTGCCACAAGGCCTGGCGACAGTTGCCAGCGATCACCACAAGCGTATGGTCGACAAGCACCGTGCCAAGTTGCAGGAAATTGAGCAGGCTCGCTTGAAGGATCTTCGCGATCTTGCCAAGCACGTTGCCAAGCAGAGCGTTACGATCGAAGCCAATGCGAACGAAGAAGGCCATCTCTACGGTAGCGTCGGTGCTCCGGAGATCGTTGATTCGCTGAAGCAAAACGATGTGCTCCTCACAACAGACCAGATTCGCCTCGAAGGCGTTCTGAAAGAACTTGGGCTCTACACCGTCAAGGTTCACTTGCACCAGGAAATCGAAGCCGAACTTAAAGTTTGGGTCGTTCCTACTGTCGAAGACGAGAAGTAG
- a CDS encoding co-chaperone GroES, producing the protein MAKERKSTKRTKFEYVEPIGLRVLVRKDEPKKETKGGIALPDSAEIPTITGRIVTISAAIEHDEDLPLKQYDKVLFHPGNAIPVDFESDNHLFVVPAEDIVAVFRQETKE; encoded by the coding sequence ATGGCGAAAGAGCGAAAGTCAACAAAACGAACGAAATTTGAGTATGTCGAGCCAATCGGGCTGCGCGTTCTGGTTCGCAAGGACGAGCCCAAAAAGGAAACCAAGGGAGGAATCGCTCTTCCGGATTCCGCTGAAATCCCCACGATTACCGGACGAATCGTCACAATTTCCGCCGCGATCGAACATGACGAGGATTTGCCGCTGAAGCAGTACGACAAGGTGCTCTTTCATCCGGGCAACGCAATTCCCGTCGATTTCGAATCGGATAATCACCTGTTTGTGGTTCCCGCCGAAGATATCGTGGCTGTCTTTCGCCAGGAAACGAAAGAGTGA
- a CDS encoding 50S ribosomal protein L25 — protein sequence MSAEALLVEKRETTGTLRIRRLRKEGKVPAVLYGHGQDNVNLVVDSRAVSRIVDHGHYVVSLSGAVNDTAMIKEVQWDAFGSRILHIDLARVDASETIEASLPLHMKGEAPGAGLGGMVTQLAHELKITCPANMLPDFLEVSIDELQLDGSISASEIALPEGAALVGNPAETVISCPPPKGAAADGDEDAPSEPEVIGESKEDAAE from the coding sequence GTGTCAGCAGAAGCACTGTTAGTAGAAAAGCGTGAAACGACAGGGACGTTGAGGATTCGCCGACTTCGCAAAGAAGGCAAAGTCCCAGCGGTTCTTTACGGACACGGTCAGGACAATGTCAATCTTGTAGTCGACAGCCGAGCTGTTTCCAGGATTGTCGATCACGGTCACTATGTGGTTTCACTCAGTGGCGCAGTCAACGACACCGCGATGATCAAGGAAGTTCAGTGGGACGCATTTGGTTCCCGCATTCTTCACATTGATTTGGCGCGTGTTGATGCGTCCGAGACCATTGAAGCGTCACTGCCGCTGCACATGAAGGGCGAAGCTCCTGGTGCTGGCCTTGGCGGAATGGTGACTCAGTTGGCTCATGAATTGAAAATCACATGCCCGGCCAACATGCTGCCGGACTTTTTGGAAGTCAGCATCGACGAATTGCAGCTGGATGGAAGCATCAGTGCAAGCGAGATTGCGCTTCCTGAAGGTGCTGCTTTGGTTGGAAACCCTGCAGAGACCGTTATCTCATGTCCGCCACCGAAAGGTGCAGCTGCGGATGGAGATGAGGACGCTCCGAGCGAACCAGAAGTCATCGGCGAATCCAAAGAGGATGCAGCTGAGTAG
- a CDS encoding GGDEF domain-containing protein: MSRRLSQQLNRIESEALRLAPCAIIACDDENRIQLANLKAIELLCPDPAVQRDLSGVAASSIFPGVDFKADGPRGEKILLSAVQDRPSLEIQLVKYQLDGCRWTFVYFDRPENRRKRELILEKEASTDPLSGLANRRAFQRAMEANQHRALSLAIIDIDHFKLANDSHGHLAGDELIRLTSRLLRDSFSDALLVSRMGGDEFSVLFETGNKNEIIEALSAFREKVSLSKLTDLDGVQFTVSIGAVIAKVAGIESRTLLTHADQQLYLAKGRGRNQVSHVLLNDS, from the coding sequence ATGAGCCGCCGATTGTCTCAGCAACTGAACCGAATTGAGAGCGAAGCCCTTCGTCTGGCTCCCTGTGCAATCATCGCTTGTGACGACGAAAACAGGATCCAACTGGCCAATCTGAAAGCCATTGAATTGTTGTGTCCAGATCCCGCCGTCCAACGGGATCTCTCCGGCGTCGCGGCGAGCTCGATCTTTCCGGGCGTCGACTTCAAGGCCGACGGTCCGCGTGGAGAGAAGATACTTCTTTCCGCGGTCCAGGATCGTCCGTCTCTCGAAATCCAGTTGGTCAAATATCAGCTCGACGGCTGCCGTTGGACGTTTGTCTATTTTGACCGACCGGAAAACAGGCGTAAACGCGAACTGATCCTGGAGAAAGAAGCATCCACCGATCCACTGAGTGGGCTGGCAAATCGAAGGGCGTTCCAGCGAGCGATGGAAGCCAATCAGCACCGTGCTCTTTCGCTGGCGATTATCGATATCGATCACTTCAAGCTGGCCAACGACAGCCACGGCCACCTCGCCGGCGATGAGCTGATTCGACTAACCAGCCGATTGCTTCGCGACTCGTTCAGCGATGCCCTGCTGGTTTCACGCATGGGCGGCGACGAGTTTAGCGTGCTGTTTGAGACCGGCAACAAAAACGAAATCATCGAAGCGCTTTCCGCATTTCGAGAGAAAGTCTCGTTGAGCAAACTCACGGATCTCGACGGAGTCCAATTTACGGTATCGATCGGAGCCGTGATTGCAAAGGTCGCTGGAATCGAATCGCGGACATTGCTAACCCACGCCGACCAGCAACTTTACCTCGCCAAGGGACGCGGCAGAAACCAGGTATCACACGTTTTGCTGAACGATTCGTAA
- a CDS encoding methylated-DNA--[protein]-cysteine S-methyltransferase, with translation MSESEFRLVVFETDIGWVGVMHCDRVIHRVRIGFASMLDAAMAFREHRVGPDEPNGWEKKLIRRIAKGLTHGAAISKSKSAFCFDDIDVDDDELTDFQRKVVTAVRNLGFGETASYGELANRVGHPGAARAVGTVMRKNRFPIIVPCHRVLSSNGIGGFTSARGVGTKRLLLQIEGHEID, from the coding sequence ATGAGTGAATCAGAGTTTCGGTTGGTCGTGTTCGAAACTGACATCGGTTGGGTTGGCGTGATGCACTGTGATCGCGTCATTCATCGCGTTCGAATCGGTTTTGCCTCGATGCTGGACGCTGCGATGGCGTTCCGGGAGCATCGAGTTGGACCGGACGAACCGAACGGCTGGGAGAAAAAGTTGATCCGCCGAATCGCCAAAGGCCTTACTCATGGCGCGGCCATCTCGAAATCGAAATCTGCATTTTGCTTTGACGACATCGACGTCGACGACGACGAACTGACAGACTTTCAACGTAAAGTCGTCACTGCCGTTCGGAACCTCGGGTTTGGTGAGACCGCATCGTACGGCGAACTTGCCAACCGAGTCGGGCATCCTGGAGCCGCGAGGGCTGTTGGTACGGTAATGCGAAAGAATCGTTTTCCGATCATCGTCCCCTGCCATCGAGTGCTCAGCAGCAACGGCATCGGTGGATTCACTTCCGCTCGAGGCGTCGGGACCAAACGTCTGCTTTTGCAGATTGAGGGGCATGAGATTGATTGA
- the pth gene encoding aminoacyl-tRNA hydrolase: protein MKIVVGLGNPGAKYNATRHNVGFDVIDALVERHAFGARAKSKFNANVNEVMIGMTKVVLLSPLTYMNLSGQSVRAAIDFFKLDLKDLMVICDDLNLDVGRIRIRAKGSAGGQNGIKDIINRLGSQEFPRLRLGIGRPPANWDTADYVLGKFDEHDQVLIGDSVRQAVKACEFWIENDVQATMNRFNADPSAKPKKKQKPGKKPADTQSDTENKSTD from the coding sequence ATGAAGATAGTCGTCGGTCTGGGGAACCCGGGTGCCAAGTACAACGCAACCCGGCACAATGTTGGATTTGATGTGATTGATGCTCTGGTCGAAAGGCATGCCTTTGGTGCCAGAGCGAAATCAAAATTCAACGCAAATGTAAACGAAGTGATGATTGGAATGACCAAGGTGGTCCTTCTGTCGCCACTGACTTACATGAATCTGAGCGGCCAGTCCGTTCGGGCAGCCATCGATTTTTTTAAACTCGATTTAAAAGATTTGATGGTGATCTGTGACGACCTCAACCTGGATGTTGGGCGAATTCGCATTCGTGCGAAAGGCTCTGCCGGAGGTCAAAACGGAATCAAGGACATCATCAACCGTCTTGGCTCGCAGGAGTTTCCAAGACTCCGGTTGGGAATCGGGCGACCGCCCGCCAACTGGGATACGGCTGACTATGTGCTGGGTAAGTTTGACGAACATGATCAGGTTTTGATCGGTGATTCGGTGAGGCAGGCTGTGAAGGCTTGTGAGTTCTGGATCGAAAACGACGTGCAAGCGACGATGAACCGGTTCAATGCTGACCCTTCGGCCAAACCAAAAAAGAAACAGAAGCCGGGAAAAAAGCCGGCGGATACTCAAAGCGACACTGAAAATAAATCAACTGATTGA
- the ssb gene encoding single-stranded DNA-binding protein, translated as MASFNRVVLVGNLTRDVELRRTPQGTAVTDIGLAVNERVKRNDEWVDEANFFDITLWGRTAEVASEYLAKGSSVLIEGRLKYETWSQEDGSKRSKVKVVGERMQMLGGRSGGGGQGNPSGSQASGSGSQVASNSPSYQQASSTPPPADDVPF; from the coding sequence ATGGCCAGCTTCAATCGCGTCGTACTTGTCGGAAACTTGACTCGAGATGTCGAATTGCGCCGCACGCCACAAGGCACCGCTGTGACCGATATCGGTTTGGCGGTCAATGAGCGTGTCAAGAGAAACGATGAGTGGGTCGACGAAGCAAACTTTTTCGACATCACACTGTGGGGACGAACGGCAGAAGTTGCCAGTGAGTACCTTGCGAAAGGGTCTTCGGTATTGATCGAAGGCCGATTGAAATACGAGACATGGTCGCAAGAAGACGGTAGCAAGCGATCGAAAGTAAAAGTCGTCGGTGAGCGAATGCAAATGCTCGGTGGCCGATCAGGCGGCGGTGGCCAGGGAAATCCTTCCGGCTCACAAGCCTCCGGATCAGGTTCCCAAGTGGCATCGAATTCGCCGTCGTACCAACAAGCCAGTAGTACTCCGCCACCGGCGGACGATGTTCCGTTTTAG
- the rpsF gene encoding 30S ribosomal protein S6: MAENVYECMFIFNANAYARNPAAAQKAVEELIESVDGEILASRLWNEQKLAFPIKGHRKGAYWLTYARIESTRLAKLNRSTQLNDSILRHLFVKLEPRLVDPMVAVAKGEVPVEAEEEAAPAETAAAKPAETAAAAE; this comes from the coding sequence GTGGCCGAAAACGTCTACGAATGCATGTTCATCTTTAATGCCAACGCTTACGCGCGCAATCCTGCAGCTGCCCAAAAGGCGGTCGAAGAATTGATCGAGTCGGTCGATGGTGAGATCCTTGCCAGTCGACTGTGGAATGAGCAAAAGCTCGCGTTCCCGATCAAGGGCCACCGCAAGGGTGCCTACTGGTTGACTTACGCTCGCATCGAAAGCACACGTTTGGCGAAACTGAATCGCTCAACTCAGCTTAACGACTCGATTTTGCGTCACTTGTTTGTGAAGCTTGAGCCGAGATTGGTCGATCCAATGGTCGCTGTCGCCAAAGGTGAAGTTCCCGTTGAGGCTGAAGAAGAAGCAGCTCCAGCGGAAACTGCTGCGGCAAAGCCTGCCGAAACAGCCGCCGCGGCGGAGTAG
- a CDS encoding ThuA domain-containing protein produces MSLTKRFAAGFSFTSLCCACLTLAAFAVDCSAQQAVKTETKAGQQGEAEKIKVLIVDGQNNHAHWPKTTIMMKQYLEESGKFTVDVARTATIWKGKLAQEFPLGDGKEYKNLPKPKADPNFKPDFASYDVVLSNFGYNAAPWPEETKANFEKYMAEGGGLVVVHAADNSWGDWKEFNLMIGLGGWGGRNESSGPYVYLNDDGEEIRDKSKGNGGSHGPQHLFQVVARNTEHPIMKGLPTSWLHAQDELYDKLRGPAENMTILATSYSDPKYKGTGRHEPMIMVLDYKKGRIFHTPMGHADYSMECVGYRTVLLRGTEWAATGQVTLTEVPENFPTDKAESKTAFELKTKAAK; encoded by the coding sequence ATGTCGTTGACCAAACGATTCGCAGCTGGTTTCTCTTTCACGTCGCTCTGTTGCGCGTGCCTGACTCTGGCAGCTTTCGCAGTCGATTGCTCGGCTCAGCAAGCAGTTAAAACGGAAACGAAAGCTGGCCAACAGGGCGAAGCGGAAAAGATCAAGGTGTTGATCGTTGACGGCCAGAACAATCATGCTCACTGGCCCAAGACCACGATCATGATGAAGCAGTACCTGGAAGAATCCGGCAAGTTTACCGTGGACGTTGCCCGGACGGCGACGATCTGGAAAGGGAAATTGGCGCAGGAATTTCCGTTGGGTGATGGCAAGGAGTACAAGAATCTGCCAAAGCCGAAGGCGGATCCAAACTTCAAACCTGATTTCGCATCCTACGACGTCGTGCTTTCGAATTTTGGCTACAACGCAGCGCCGTGGCCCGAGGAAACGAAAGCCAATTTCGAAAAGTATATGGCGGAAGGTGGCGGGCTGGTGGTTGTTCACGCGGCCGACAATTCCTGGGGTGACTGGAAAGAGTTTAACTTGATGATCGGGCTCGGCGGTTGGGGCGGACGAAACGAATCCAGCGGACCCTATGTCTATCTCAATGATGATGGCGAAGAAATTCGCGACAAGAGTAAAGGCAACGGTGGCAGTCACGGACCGCAGCACCTCTTTCAAGTCGTGGCTCGAAATACGGAACATCCAATCATGAAAGGCTTGCCGACATCCTGGTTGCACGCGCAAGATGAACTCTACGACAAGCTACGTGGGCCGGCTGAAAACATGACGATTCTTGCGACGTCCTATTCAGATCCGAAGTACAAAGGCACCGGTCGTCATGAGCCAATGATCATGGTTTTGGACTATAAGAAAGGCCGCATTTTTCACACGCCGATGGGGCACGCTGACTATTCCATGGAGTGCGTTGGCTACCGTACTGTGTTGCTGCGTGGAACCGAATGGGCGGCGACAGGGCAAGTTACTTTGACTGAAGTGCCGGAAAATTTTCCCACGGACAAAGCTGAATCGAAGACTGCCTTCGAGTTGAAAACGAAAGCGGCAAAGTAG
- a CDS encoding GNAT family N-acetyltransferase, translated as MNSYLMNSTTESIEAAQTESPVAARPIVRTQPCNIQIVRPQSLSGAILEDWNRIRRSNTVFNSPYFDVEFTKAVGRVRDDVRIAIAETDGNIVGILPFQENTPGHAVPVGGLLNDWHGIMGKQDPQTLELMLKAAKLDSFKFHAIDASNDSLAKYYFREFKSHYADLSDGWEAYRRWARKNSSTIKRQGQKTRGLGREVGEVRFEFESEDPLLLERLIELKRTRYTNSNTFDILGVRWASDLLREIHRVRQPNFRGILSVLWAGDELVGAHFGMLTNDILHYWFPVYDPRFHKYSPGTEMLMQSAEHACELGARKLDLGYGDDAYKFKFCNASEPVAFGMANFNPLSRAIARRQYTFRNHLKQIPMKPLVKRILRRLYPRFGGWNFR; from the coding sequence ATGAACAGCTACCTGATGAATTCGACGACCGAATCAATTGAAGCCGCACAGACCGAATCTCCTGTTGCCGCGCGCCCGATTGTCCGTACTCAACCTTGCAACATTCAAATCGTTAGACCGCAGTCCCTGAGCGGCGCGATTCTGGAAGACTGGAATCGAATCCGACGGTCCAACACGGTCTTCAATAGTCCCTACTTCGACGTTGAGTTTACCAAAGCAGTCGGTCGGGTTCGCGACGATGTTCGAATCGCGATCGCTGAAACCGATGGCAACATCGTTGGTATCCTTCCGTTTCAGGAGAACACTCCTGGCCACGCGGTTCCCGTGGGCGGATTGCTCAACGACTGGCACGGAATCATGGGCAAGCAGGATCCGCAGACGCTGGAGCTGATGCTGAAAGCCGCCAAGCTTGATTCGTTCAAGTTTCACGCGATTGACGCGTCAAATGACTCTTTGGCAAAGTACTACTTTCGAGAATTCAAATCGCACTACGCGGACCTTTCCGATGGCTGGGAAGCGTATCGCAGGTGGGCCCGGAAGAACAGTTCAACGATCAAACGTCAGGGACAAAAGACGCGTGGCCTTGGGCGCGAAGTCGGCGAAGTCCGTTTCGAGTTCGAGTCGGAAGATCCGCTGCTGCTGGAGCGACTGATCGAACTGAAGCGAACGAGGTATACAAACTCCAACACGTTTGACATTCTTGGTGTCCGCTGGGCTTCCGACCTGCTTCGAGAAATTCATCGCGTCCGACAGCCGAACTTTCGCGGCATTCTTTCCGTCCTGTGGGCCGGTGACGAACTGGTTGGGGCCCATTTCGGTATGCTGACGAATGATATCCTGCATTACTGGTTTCCTGTTTACGATCCGCGCTTTCACAAGTACTCGCCAGGCACTGAGATGCTGATGCAGTCCGCAGAACACGCATGCGAGCTCGGTGCTCGAAAACTGGACCTGGGTTACGGAGACGACGCTTACAAATTCAAGTTTTGCAATGCAAGTGAACCAGTCGCGTTTGGAATGGCGAACTTTAACCCTCTTTCCCGAGCAATCGCGCGGCGCCAATATACGTTCCGAAATCATCTGAAACAGATTCCGATGAAGCCATTGGTGAAGCGAATCCTGAGACGGCTTTACCCCCGATTCGGGGGATGGAATTTTCGCTAG